From one Tsukamurella tyrosinosolvens genomic stretch:
- a CDS encoding glucosyl-3-phosphoglycerate synthase: MSTAHRFFEEPRWSIDELVAAKAGRTVSVVLPALNEEATVGAVVETIAPLVGTLVDELIVLDSGSTDATAERARAAGATVISREEAIPGLPPVPGKGEALWRGVAASSGDLIAFVDSDLIDPDPRYVPRLLGPMLFHPEVHLVKAYYRRPLRVFKQGEDPTGGGRVTELVARPILAALRPSLRAILQPLGGEYAGTREFLASVPFAAGYGVEIGLLLDAESRYGLAGIAQVNLSVRKHRNRDLRDLGVMSRQILGTALRRCGIEDSGAGITQYLVEPGPEDRFTEVTTEVSLQDRPPVTSLV, from the coding sequence ATGAGCACCGCGCACAGGTTCTTCGAAGAGCCCCGCTGGAGCATCGACGAGCTCGTCGCCGCGAAGGCGGGACGCACCGTCTCCGTCGTGCTCCCCGCCCTGAACGAGGAGGCCACCGTCGGCGCCGTGGTCGAGACCATCGCGCCGCTAGTCGGGACGCTGGTCGACGAGCTCATCGTGCTCGACTCGGGCTCGACCGACGCGACGGCGGAGCGGGCCCGCGCCGCGGGCGCCACCGTGATCAGCCGCGAGGAGGCGATCCCGGGGCTGCCGCCCGTGCCCGGCAAGGGGGAGGCCCTGTGGCGCGGGGTGGCGGCGTCGTCGGGCGACCTCATCGCCTTCGTCGACTCCGACCTGATCGATCCCGACCCGCGGTACGTGCCGAGGCTGTTGGGCCCCATGCTGTTCCATCCCGAGGTGCACCTCGTCAAGGCGTACTACCGGCGACCGCTGCGCGTCTTCAAGCAGGGCGAGGACCCGACGGGCGGCGGGCGCGTGACGGAGCTGGTGGCGCGGCCGATCCTGGCGGCGCTGCGGCCGTCGCTGCGCGCGATCCTGCAGCCGCTGGGCGGCGAGTACGCGGGGACCCGTGAGTTCCTCGCCTCGGTGCCCTTCGCAGCCGGCTACGGCGTGGAGATCGGCCTGCTGCTGGACGCGGAATCCCGGTACGGGCTGGCGGGCATCGCACAGGTGAACCTCTCGGTGCGCAAGCACCGCAATCGCGACCTGCGCGACCTCGGCGTCATGAGTCGACAGATCCTGGGGACGGCGTTGCGGCGCTGCGGGATCGAGGACTCCGGGGCGGGCATCACGCAGTACCTCGTGGAGCCCGGACCCGAGGATCGGTTCACCGAGGTCACCACGGAGGTCTCGCTCCAGGATCGGCCGCCGGTGACGTCCCTGGTGTAG
- a CDS encoding MerR family transcriptional regulator: protein MRPVDLARPHGLSTQAVRNYEEQGVLPPAGRTPSGYRAYTERHRLALDAFLALVPGCGHARAGSILRAVHRDDPDAAFALLDQAHEELAGDRDTFRRVRAALGDLGDPGDDDGAALFVGEVAHRLGVVPATLRAWERAGIVRPARDRATGYRVYSPADVRDARMAEQLRRGGYGLTRIAELTERVREAGGVEPLRGTLDGWQANLVRRGRALVSGAAALDALLG from the coding sequence GTGCGCCCGGTCGACCTCGCGCGCCCCCACGGGCTCTCCACCCAGGCGGTGCGCAATTACGAGGAACAGGGCGTGCTGCCTCCGGCCGGACGCACCCCGTCGGGCTACCGCGCCTACACCGAGCGGCACCGACTCGCCCTCGACGCCTTCCTGGCGCTCGTCCCCGGGTGCGGGCACGCACGGGCGGGCTCGATCCTGCGCGCGGTGCATCGCGACGACCCCGACGCCGCCTTCGCACTGCTCGACCAGGCGCACGAGGAACTCGCGGGCGACCGCGACACCTTCCGCCGGGTGCGCGCCGCCCTCGGCGACCTGGGCGACCCCGGCGACGACGACGGCGCCGCACTGTTCGTCGGCGAGGTCGCCCACCGCCTGGGCGTCGTCCCGGCGACGTTGCGCGCCTGGGAACGGGCGGGCATCGTCCGGCCGGCGCGCGACCGCGCCACCGGCTACCGCGTGTACTCCCCCGCCGACGTCCGCGACGCGCGAATGGCGGAGCAACTGCGGCGCGGCGGCTACGGCCTGACCCGGATCGCCGAGCTCACCGAGCGCGTCCGCGAGGCGGGCGGGGTGGAGCCGCTGCGCGGGACGCTGGACGGCTGGCAGGCGAACCTCGTCCGACGGGGCCGCGCCCTCGTCTCCGGCGCCGCGGCACTCGACGCCCTGCTGGGCTGA
- a CDS encoding erythromycin esterase family protein has product MNHDRVDLVSFLHDAPTPTRLLALGEPMHGSEEILRARNAVIEDLVLRGGFRSIAVESDLHRSPLVNDYLAGADLDPQRVLAEGFSHPYLHALEATGELLRTLRALNRTLDAPVRFYGFDGPMEMAAAPSPRAFLLRLRAAIAEVAPDVVAEADLDALFGDEARWTEEAAMYEADRGVGRTVDAERLRLLTDDLCAVLDAHVPDLAERDEDRWWLQADAATAVGLLRYHAIMATDTADRLGRLSAQRDVMMGRNLLAIARREAPRGGTIAFAHNLHLQRGVSEMRMGPHTVRWFSGGAQAAARLGDGYRHVAMAIGAAPAHGLAAPAPGTVEGELSRAQADPARLYAGPDLAERLRGAAARTDRDVLGAYFPLDAERLARTDGVLFLPEVRA; this is encoded by the coding sequence ATGAACCATGACCGGGTAGACCTCGTTTCCTTCCTCCATGATGCGCCCACCCCGACCCGCCTGCTCGCCCTCGGCGAGCCCATGCACGGGTCCGAGGAGATCCTCCGCGCCCGCAACGCGGTGATCGAGGACCTCGTGCTGCGCGGCGGCTTCCGCTCGATCGCGGTGGAGTCGGACCTGCACCGCTCGCCGCTGGTCAACGACTACCTCGCGGGCGCCGACCTCGACCCGCAGCGGGTCCTCGCCGAGGGCTTCAGTCACCCTTACCTCCACGCGTTGGAGGCGACGGGTGAACTGCTGCGCACGCTTCGCGCGCTCAACCGGACGCTGGACGCGCCGGTGCGGTTCTACGGCTTCGACGGCCCCATGGAGATGGCGGCGGCCCCGAGCCCCCGTGCGTTCCTGCTCCGTCTGCGGGCCGCGATCGCCGAGGTCGCCCCGGACGTCGTCGCGGAGGCCGACCTCGACGCGCTGTTCGGCGACGAAGCGCGGTGGACCGAGGAGGCCGCCATGTACGAGGCGGACCGGGGCGTCGGGCGGACCGTCGACGCCGAGCGGCTGCGCCTGCTGACCGACGACCTGTGCGCCGTTCTCGACGCGCACGTCCCGGACCTCGCCGAGCGGGACGAGGACCGGTGGTGGCTGCAGGCGGATGCCGCCACCGCCGTCGGCCTGTTGCGCTACCACGCGATCATGGCGACCGACACCGCGGACCGCCTCGGCCGGCTCAGCGCGCAGCGGGACGTGATGATGGGGCGCAACCTCCTGGCGATCGCCCGCCGCGAGGCGCCGCGCGGCGGCACCATCGCGTTCGCGCACAACCTGCACCTGCAGCGCGGGGTGAGCGAGATGCGGATGGGGCCGCACACCGTGCGCTGGTTCAGCGGCGGAGCGCAGGCGGCGGCGCGCCTCGGCGACGGGTACCGGCATGTGGCGATGGCGATCGGCGCAGCGCCCGCGCACGGACTCGCCGCGCCGGCGCCGGGCACCGTCGAGGGGGAACTGAGCCGCGCGCAGGCCGACCCGGCCCGCCTGTACGCGGGGCCCGACCTCGCCGAGCGGCTGCGCGGCGCGGCCGCGCGGACGGACCGGGACGTGCTCGGCGCGTACTTCCCGCTGGATGCCGAGCGCCTGGCCCGGACCGACGGTGTCCTCTTCCTCCCCGAGGTTCGGGCATGA
- a CDS encoding DivIVA domain-containing protein, producing the protein MVIVLYALGLLAVAAVLYGVAALVFGRGDETPPLETGATPTVLPAEDVTGVDVRGLRFQQVVRGYKPAEVDWALERLAREIDVLRARLAAEQEPAAAATDAPGEAD; encoded by the coding sequence ATGGTGATCGTGTTGTACGCCCTGGGTCTGCTGGCCGTCGCGGCCGTGCTGTACGGCGTGGCCGCGCTGGTGTTCGGGCGAGGCGACGAGACCCCGCCGCTCGAGACCGGTGCCACGCCGACCGTGCTGCCCGCCGAGGACGTCACGGGCGTGGACGTCCGCGGCCTCCGGTTCCAGCAGGTGGTACGGGGGTACAAGCCCGCCGAGGTGGACTGGGCCCTCGAACGACTGGCACGGGAGATCGACGTCCTGCGCGCCCGCCTCGCCGCCGAGCAGGAACCCGCGGCGGCCGCGACCGACGCCCCGGGCGAGGCCGATTAG
- a CDS encoding DUF3117 domain-containing protein: MAAMKPRTGDGPLEATKEGRGIVMRVPLEGGGRLVVELTPDEAAALGEELRGVTS, encoded by the coding sequence ATGGCGGCTATGAAGCCACGTACGGGGGACGGCCCCTTGGAAGCGACCAAGGAGGGGCGCGGGATCGTGATGCGCGTACCCCTGGAGGGTGGTGGACGCCTCGTGGTGGAGCTCACGCCGGATGAGGCCGCTGCGCTCGGCGAGGAGCTGCGCGGCGTCACGTCGTAG
- a CDS encoding putative RNA methyltransferase, which produces MVHVPPGLVAVLPALACPHCGGGFDADGGTLLCPAGHSFDVARQGYVSLLAGDASGLIADDAAMIAARERFFATGHYETFHAAVAAAAATAPHGTVLDCGAGEGEYLARACAVRAANGLGGTGIGLDLSKPAARRTARRGPSIGAVVANGWARLPVADGAVAAVLSVFAPRNAAEFARVLGPGGRLVVLTPGPRHLREIVEPLGMISVEEGKVARLDGALHDFSLVSREKHEWVMDLTAEAAADLVAMGPSAHHGAPEERAAAIARLTAGGTAAVTASGTVSVYAVR; this is translated from the coding sequence ATGGTGCACGTACCGCCCGGACTGGTCGCGGTCCTGCCCGCGCTCGCCTGCCCGCACTGCGGGGGCGGCTTCGACGCCGACGGCGGCACGCTGCTGTGCCCGGCCGGTCACTCCTTCGACGTCGCCCGCCAGGGCTACGTCTCCCTGCTCGCCGGTGACGCGAGCGGCCTGATCGCCGACGACGCCGCGATGATCGCCGCCCGGGAGCGCTTCTTCGCGACCGGCCACTACGAAACCTTCCACGCCGCGGTGGCGGCGGCCGCCGCCACCGCGCCCCACGGCACGGTCCTCGACTGCGGCGCGGGCGAGGGGGAGTACCTCGCGCGGGCCTGCGCGGTCCGCGCCGCGAACGGGCTCGGCGGCACCGGCATCGGGCTCGATCTCTCCAAGCCCGCCGCCCGGCGCACCGCCCGGCGGGGGCCGTCGATCGGGGCGGTCGTCGCGAACGGGTGGGCGCGCCTGCCCGTCGCCGACGGTGCCGTCGCCGCGGTCCTGTCGGTCTTCGCGCCCCGCAACGCCGCCGAGTTCGCGCGCGTGCTCGGTCCCGGCGGCCGGCTCGTCGTGCTCACCCCCGGGCCGCGGCACCTGCGCGAGATCGTCGAGCCGCTCGGGATGATCTCCGTCGAGGAGGGGAAGGTCGCCCGGCTCGACGGTGCGCTGCACGACTTCTCACTCGTCTCGCGCGAGAAGCACGAGTGGGTCATGGATCTCACCGCGGAGGCCGCGGCCGACCTCGTCGCGATGGGGCCGAGCGCGCACCACGGTGCGCCCGAGGAGCGGGCGGCCGCCATCGCCCGGCTGACCGCCGGCGGCACCGCCGCCGTGACGGCGTCGGGCACCGTCAGCGTCTACGCGGTGCGGTAG
- the glgA gene encoding glycogen synthase, translating into MRVAMMTREYPPEVYGGAGVHVTELVARLRSLCEVDVHCMGAPRPDMDGVTVSGPDPELAGANTALEMFSTDLRMANLAAEAEVVHSHTWYTGFAGHVAAQLYGVPHVLTAHSLEPHRPWKAEQLGGGYRLSSWAERNAVEYADAVIAVSRGMADDVLDAYPNLDPARVHVVLNGIDSEVWHPAPTFGEDSPLVERGVDPDRPIAAFVGRITRQKGVKHLVAAAHRFDPDIQLVLCAGAPDTPEIAAETADAVAALAESRDGVHWVQDMLPTPKVREILSAATVFVCPSVYEPLGIVNLEAMACGTAVVASDVGGIPEVVVDGDTGTLVHYDEAHTDAFEAGLADAVNALCADPARAAAYGAAGRARAVADFSWESIAAQTLDVYRHAIAARG; encoded by the coding sequence ATGCGTGTAGCGATGATGACGAGGGAGTACCCGCCCGAGGTGTACGGCGGAGCGGGCGTGCACGTGACCGAACTCGTCGCGCGACTGCGCAGCCTCTGCGAGGTCGACGTGCACTGCATGGGCGCCCCGCGGCCGGACATGGACGGCGTCACGGTCTCCGGCCCGGACCCCGAGCTCGCCGGCGCGAACACGGCCCTCGAGATGTTCTCCACCGACCTGCGGATGGCGAACCTCGCCGCCGAGGCCGAGGTGGTGCACAGCCACACCTGGTACACCGGCTTCGCCGGGCACGTCGCCGCACAGCTCTACGGCGTGCCGCACGTCCTCACCGCGCACTCGCTCGAACCCCACCGCCCGTGGAAGGCCGAGCAGCTGGGCGGCGGCTACCGCCTCTCCAGCTGGGCCGAGCGCAACGCCGTCGAATACGCCGATGCGGTGATCGCCGTGAGCCGCGGCATGGCGGACGACGTGCTCGACGCCTACCCGAACCTCGATCCCGCCCGGGTCCACGTCGTGCTCAACGGCATCGATTCGGAGGTCTGGCACCCGGCCCCCACCTTCGGCGAGGACTCCCCGCTGGTCGAGCGCGGCGTCGACCCGGACCGCCCCATCGCGGCGTTCGTCGGCCGCATCACGCGCCAGAAGGGTGTGAAACACCTGGTGGCCGCGGCACACCGGTTCGATCCGGACATCCAACTCGTGCTCTGTGCCGGCGCTCCGGACACCCCCGAGATCGCCGCGGAGACCGCGGATGCGGTGGCCGCGCTCGCCGAGTCGCGGGACGGCGTGCACTGGGTGCAGGACATGCTCCCCACTCCGAAGGTGCGCGAGATCCTCAGCGCCGCCACGGTGTTCGTCTGCCCGTCGGTGTACGAGCCGCTGGGCATCGTCAACCTCGAGGCCATGGCGTGCGGCACCGCGGTCGTCGCGTCGGACGTGGGCGGCATCCCCGAGGTGGTCGTGGACGGCGACACGGGCACGCTCGTGCACTACGACGAGGCGCACACCGACGCCTTCGAGGCCGGGCTCGCCGACGCCGTGAACGCGCTCTGCGCGGACCCGGCGCGCGCAGCCGCGTACGGCGCCGCCGGCCGGGCGCGGGCCGTCGCCGATTTCAGTTGGGAGTCCATCGCCGCGCAGACCCTGGACGTCTACCGGCACGCCATCGCCGCCCGCGGATAG
- the glgC gene encoding glucose-1-phosphate adenylyltransferase: MSNQPRVLGIVLAGGEGKRLYPLTADRAKPAVPFGGSYRLIDFVLSNLVNAGYQRLCVLTQYKSHSLDRHISQTWRMFGFRGEYITPVPAQQRVGKRWFTGSADAIFQSMNLITDDDPDYIVVFGADHVYRMDPSQMVQAHIESGAGVTVAGIRVPRAEAKAFGCIESDDSGRITQFLEKPADPPGTPDDPEVTFASMGNYVFSRQALVEAIIADAENPDSDHDMGGDIIPAFVARGEAAVYDFSDNKVPGATERDAGYWRDVGTIDAFYEAHMDLVSVYPIFNLYNRQWPIRCENDNLPPAKFARGGLAQESMVGAGSIISGATVRNSVIGANVTIGDGATVEGSVLMPGVKIEPGAVVRKAILDKNVVVGRGEILGVNLDRERERFNVSAGGVVTVGKGIRIG, encoded by the coding sequence GTGAGCAACCAGCCTCGTGTCCTGGGAATCGTCCTCGCCGGCGGCGAGGGCAAGCGCCTGTATCCGCTGACCGCGGACCGCGCGAAGCCCGCCGTGCCCTTCGGCGGTTCGTACCGCCTCATCGACTTCGTGCTGTCGAACCTGGTGAACGCCGGGTATCAGCGGTTGTGCGTGCTGACCCAGTACAAGTCGCACTCGCTGGACCGGCACATCAGCCAGACGTGGCGCATGTTCGGCTTCCGCGGCGAGTACATCACTCCCGTCCCGGCGCAGCAGCGCGTGGGCAAGCGCTGGTTCACGGGCAGTGCGGACGCGATCTTCCAGTCGATGAACCTCATCACCGACGACGATCCCGACTACATCGTGGTCTTCGGCGCCGACCACGTGTACCGGATGGACCCGTCGCAGATGGTGCAGGCGCACATCGAATCCGGTGCGGGCGTCACCGTTGCGGGCATCCGCGTGCCGCGGGCCGAGGCGAAGGCCTTCGGCTGCATCGAGTCCGACGATTCCGGCCGCATCACCCAGTTCCTGGAGAAGCCCGCGGACCCGCCCGGCACCCCCGACGACCCGGAGGTCACCTTCGCGTCGATGGGCAACTACGTCTTCAGCCGGCAGGCCCTCGTCGAGGCGATCATCGCCGACGCCGAGAACCCGGATTCCGACCACGACATGGGCGGCGACATCATTCCCGCCTTCGTGGCCCGCGGGGAGGCCGCCGTCTACGACTTCAGCGACAACAAGGTGCCCGGCGCCACCGAGCGCGACGCCGGCTACTGGCGCGACGTCGGGACGATCGACGCCTTCTACGAGGCGCACATGGACCTCGTCTCCGTGTACCCGATCTTCAACCTCTACAACCGTCAGTGGCCCATCCGCTGCGAGAACGACAACCTCCCGCCGGCGAAGTTCGCGCGCGGTGGTCTCGCGCAGGAGTCCATGGTCGGCGCCGGCAGCATCATCTCCGGCGCGACGGTGCGTAACTCCGTCATCGGCGCCAACGTCACCATCGGCGACGGGGCGACCGTCGAGGGCTCCGTGCTCATGCCCGGCGTGAAGATCGAGCCCGGCGCCGTCGTCCGGAAGGCGATCCTCGACAAGAACGTCGTGGTGGGCCGCGGGGAGATCCTCGGCGTGAACCTCGACCGCGAGCGCGAGCGGTTCAACGTCTCCGCCGGTGGCGTGGTCACCGTCGGCAAGGGCATCCGGATCGGCTGA
- a CDS encoding CPBP family intramembrane glutamic endopeptidase encodes MSRSRAWTSALGLMLLWWCATYGFGSLDHPLVWLRWFPHVGMVVTDALSFLVVLLASWRLGLFDGALFRLGRVRAWAWLVPPLLVACLYPLIGRDGVPGIYGQSWVLLSLAAGTAATGISEEFGTRGPAMTALLRAERPVVAAVATSVVFGVMHVGNALFGQSASATAWQVVTAGSAGFLWAGARLVTGSLWPGIVLHALSNFLQIASPGPTPQWFQCVVAVFSVVWGLVLIRVAGRSAASR; translated from the coding sequence GTGTCGCGGTCCCGCGCGTGGACGAGCGCGCTCGGGCTGATGCTGCTGTGGTGGTGCGCGACCTACGGGTTCGGGTCGCTCGACCACCCCCTGGTATGGCTGCGGTGGTTCCCGCACGTGGGCATGGTCGTCACGGATGCGCTGAGCTTCCTCGTCGTTCTTCTGGCGTCCTGGCGGCTGGGCCTGTTCGACGGTGCGCTGTTCCGCCTCGGTCGGGTCCGGGCGTGGGCGTGGCTGGTGCCGCCGCTGCTCGTCGCGTGCCTGTACCCGTTGATCGGCCGCGACGGGGTGCCGGGGATCTACGGCCAGTCGTGGGTCCTGCTGTCATTGGCCGCCGGGACGGCTGCGACCGGGATCTCGGAGGAGTTCGGGACGCGCGGGCCGGCGATGACGGCGCTGCTGCGCGCCGAACGCCCCGTGGTGGCGGCGGTCGCCACATCGGTGGTCTTCGGGGTGATGCACGTGGGGAACGCGCTGTTCGGGCAGTCCGCGAGCGCGACGGCGTGGCAGGTGGTGACCGCCGGCTCCGCGGGTTTCCTGTGGGCCGGTGCCCGGCTGGTCACCGGGTCGCTCTGGCCGGGGATCGTGCTCCACGCGCTGAGCAACTTCCTGCAGATCGCCTCGCCCGGCCCGACGCCGCAGTGGTTCCAGTGCGTGGTGGCCGTGTTCTCGGTGGTCTGGGGACTGGTGCTGATCCGGGTGGCGGGTAGGTCCGCGGCGTCACGCTGA
- a CDS encoding SDR family NAD(P)-dependent oxidoreductase yields the protein MTTNRESNWLITGASQGFGRCLVEDALRRGDAVTAVVRDGVSVHDLVAAHPGRLDVIEADLRDERAVDRVADRIARSRIDVLVNNVGRAISGSAEDLGMAQLREQLELNFFAAAALTRAALPGMRHRRTGTIVQMSSQGGRLSFPGVGAYSASKFALEGWSEGLAAEVAEFGIRVLLIEPSRFRTGFNTAHSLEVAAPSDAYAGTVGVVQNGLASADGEQEGDPVRAARIIGDVVRSERVPLRLPLGSEAVDRLLRAYTAAIDGVREWGDIAGSADFPSEGA from the coding sequence ATGACGACGAACAGAGAATCGAATTGGCTGATCACAGGCGCTTCGCAGGGCTTCGGCCGGTGCCTGGTGGAGGACGCACTGCGGCGCGGCGACGCCGTGACGGCGGTGGTCCGCGACGGGGTATCCGTGCACGATCTCGTCGCCGCCCATCCGGGGCGGCTGGACGTGATCGAGGCCGACCTGCGTGACGAGCGGGCGGTGGATCGGGTCGCCGACCGGATCGCGCGGTCGCGGATCGACGTCCTGGTCAACAACGTCGGGCGAGCGATCAGCGGCTCGGCGGAGGATCTGGGGATGGCGCAGTTGCGGGAGCAACTGGAGCTGAACTTCTTCGCCGCTGCGGCGCTGACCCGCGCGGCGCTGCCGGGGATGCGGCACCGTCGGACGGGAACGATCGTGCAGATGAGCAGCCAGGGCGGCCGCTTGTCGTTTCCTGGAGTGGGCGCGTACTCGGCGAGCAAGTTCGCCCTGGAGGGATGGTCCGAGGGGCTTGCGGCCGAGGTGGCCGAGTTCGGTATCAGAGTCCTACTGATCGAGCCGTCGCGGTTCCGAACCGGCTTCAACACTGCGCATTCGCTGGAGGTCGCGGCACCGTCCGACGCCTACGCCGGCACCGTCGGAGTCGTTCAGAACGGACTGGCGAGTGCGGACGGCGAGCAGGAGGGCGACCCTGTGCGCGCGGCGCGGATCATCGGGGACGTGGTCCGGTCGGAGCGGGTGCCGCTCCGACTGCCATTGGGCTCCGAGGCGGTGGACCGACTGTTGCGCGCCTACACTGCGGCGATCGACGGTGTCCGCGAGTGGGGAGACATCGCTGGATCCGCGGACTTTCCGAGTGAAGGAGCGTGA
- a CDS encoding MerR family transcriptional regulator, with the protein MATDDVMARVLREVDEYTEIDGAVSVEAIHRLVDAGDDPPVRSIAEVADMLELSPHSIRYYERAGLIAVDRDSLGHRMYDAEAQRRLVFITRMRLSGMPMRDLQHYVELVDLGEDSVEERLEMLLEHRDTIRRRMRELTLSLAATEYKIAAYGRRRAH; encoded by the coding sequence GTGGCGACCGACGATGTGATGGCGCGGGTACTCCGCGAGGTGGACGAGTACACGGAGATCGATGGGGCGGTCTCGGTGGAGGCGATTCACCGGCTCGTCGATGCGGGGGACGATCCGCCGGTGCGGTCGATCGCGGAAGTGGCGGACATGCTTGAACTCTCGCCGCACTCGATCCGGTACTACGAGCGGGCGGGTCTGATCGCCGTGGATAGGGACTCCCTCGGGCACCGGATGTATGACGCCGAGGCGCAACGCCGACTGGTGTTCATCACCCGAATGAGACTGTCCGGGATGCCGATGCGGGACCTTCAGCACTACGTCGAACTGGTCGACCTGGGGGAGGATTCCGTCGAGGAGCGGCTCGAGATGCTCCTCGAGCATCGGGACACCATTCGGCGCCGGATGCGTGAGCTGACGCTGTCCCTAGCTGCTACCGAGTACAAGATCGCCGCATATGGCCGGCGACGGGCGCACTGA
- a CDS encoding alpha/beta fold hydrolase, producing the protein MLAYERFGSGEPLVLVHGIAHRRQAWYPVAERLGEHREVILFDLPGHGESPALDLAGRTVQEALQQHLEDLFDELGLVRPHIAGNSLGGRIALEAAASGIVSSATGLSPAGFWRDEKDFQLIRAHFAALITAGRVAAPLAPLLTRSGIGRRLMLASLMTHGERLAADRVLGDLQNMVGARHTLRDIIGGAFPFEADIAADVPITIAWGTQDRVLLPYQGRRARRQLPEAEHIWLPGSGHVPMSDDADAVVEIILRGSSGGLLARADAA; encoded by the coding sequence ATGTTGGCGTACGAACGATTCGGCTCGGGCGAGCCGCTGGTCCTGGTCCACGGCATCGCGCACCGCCGTCAGGCCTGGTACCCCGTGGCCGAGCGGCTCGGGGAGCACCGCGAGGTCATCCTGTTCGACCTCCCCGGCCACGGCGAGTCCCCCGCGCTCGACCTCGCGGGCCGGACGGTCCAGGAGGCCCTGCAGCAGCATCTGGAGGACCTGTTCGACGAGCTCGGGCTCGTGCGCCCGCACATCGCCGGCAACTCGCTGGGCGGCCGCATCGCGCTCGAGGCGGCGGCCAGCGGCATCGTCAGCAGCGCGACGGGGCTCTCGCCCGCGGGCTTCTGGCGCGACGAGAAGGACTTCCAGCTGATCCGCGCGCATTTCGCCGCGCTGATCACCGCGGGCCGCGTGGCGGCACCGCTCGCGCCGCTGCTCACCCGCAGCGGCATCGGCCGGCGGCTGATGCTCGCCTCGCTGATGACGCACGGCGAGCGCCTGGCCGCCGATCGCGTGCTCGGCGACCTGCAGAACATGGTCGGCGCCCGCCACACGCTCCGCGACATCATCGGCGGCGCGTTCCCGTTCGAGGCCGACATCGCCGCCGACGTCCCCATCACGATCGCGTGGGGCACGCAGGACCGCGTCCTGCTCCCGTACCAGGGCCGGCGCGCTCGCCGCCAGCTGCCGGAGGCCGAGCACATCTGGCTCCCGGGCAGCGGTCACGTCCCCATGTCCGACGATGCCGACGCCGTCGTCGAGATCATCCTCCGCGGCTCCTCGGGCGGCCTGCTCGCCCGCGCCGACGCGGCCTGA
- a CDS encoding NUDIX hydrolase — MTFASLHASAIDVLARFDARTDADDALRHTVLAFLDAQPNACARANVPGHITASVVILNEARTHVVLTHHPRVGEWLQLGGHCEDADSTVAAAALREGHEESGLADLVLDADLLTLHTHPIRCSLGVPTRHLDLRFRAFAVGAGTPELAISDESNDLRWWPVDALPESAEHTTVAHQVRAALARD; from the coding sequence GTGACTTTCGCGTCTCTACACGCCTCCGCGATCGACGTCCTCGCCCGGTTCGACGCCCGCACCGACGCCGACGACGCCCTGCGCCACACCGTGCTCGCCTTCCTCGACGCCCAGCCGAACGCATGCGCCCGCGCCAACGTGCCGGGCCACATCACGGCGTCGGTGGTGATCCTCAACGAGGCCCGGACCCACGTCGTCCTCACCCACCATCCGCGGGTCGGCGAGTGGCTGCAGCTGGGCGGGCACTGCGAGGACGCCGATTCGACGGTGGCCGCCGCGGCGCTCCGCGAGGGGCACGAGGAGTCGGGCCTGGCCGATCTCGTCCTCGACGCCGATCTCCTCACGCTGCACACCCACCCGATCCGCTGCTCCCTCGGCGTCCCGACCCGCCACCTGGACCTGCGCTTCCGCGCCTTCGCCGTGGGCGCCGGCACGCCGGAGCTCGCGATCAGCGACGAGTCGAACGACCTGCGCTGGTGGCCCGTCGACGCCCTGCCGGAATCCGCGGAGCACACCACCGTGGCCCACCAGGTGCGCGCCGCCCTCGCCCGCGACTGA